In a genomic window of Lonchura striata isolate bLonStr1 chromosome 4, bLonStr1.mat, whole genome shotgun sequence:
- the NIPAL1 gene encoding magnesium transporter NIPA3, with protein sequence MAGGTVLSFSCRDSCQAWCQIINMSESRSPLLTSMEGMGNETNWSISMPSGSKYHLYIGLALAIGSSIFIGSSFILKKKGLLKLADRGVTRAGQGGYSYLKEWLWWAGLLSMGLGEAANFAAYAFAPATLVTPLGALSVLISAILSSYFLNEKLNIHGKLGCVLSILGSTVMVIHAPVEEEVTSLDEMERKLQDPAFVTFAVLLTVVVLVLIIVVAPKRGQTNILIYILICSLIGAFSVSSVKGLGIAIKQMLQGKPAYHHPLVYILVGILVLSVSTQISYLNKALDVFNTSLVTPIYYVCFTTTVVTCSIILFKEWSSMELGDIIGTLSGFCSIIIGIFLLHAFKNTNITWSQLMSTAAKEPSVPQGEFETSHTLLESMEDPALAYEEDDVLFCQ encoded by the exons atggctgggggaACT GTGCTCTCTTTTTCTTGCCGTGACTCCTGCCAGGCATGGTGCCAGATCATCAACATGTCTGAGTCACGCTCTCCTCTCCTCACCTCTATGGAGGGGATGGGCAATGAAACAAACTGGAGCATTTCCATGCCTTCTGGAAGCAAATACCACCTCTACATTGGCTTGGCTTTGGCTATAGGCTCCAGTATCTTTATTGGTTCTAGTTTCATACTAAAGAAGAAAGGACTTTTGAAACTGGCAGACAGAGGAGTCACCCGAGCTG gacAAGGTGGATATTCTTATTTGAAGGAATGGCTTTGGTGGGCTGGACTGCTATCGA TGGGATTAGGAGAAGCTGCAAACTTTGCTGCCTATGCCTTTGCACCTGCAACCTTAGTTACCCCCTTGGGTGCACTGAGTGTTCTCATAAG TGCTATATTGTCAtcctattttttaaatgaaaagctgAATATTCATGGAAAGCTGGGCTGTGTACTGAGCATTTTGGGGTCAACAGTCATGGTTATTCATGCCCCAGTGGAGGAGGAGGTCACCTCACTAGATGAGATGGAAAGAAAGCTGCAAGATCCAG CGTTTGTTACATTTGCTGTTCTCCTAACAGTTGTTGTCCTTGTCCTGATCATTGTTGTGGCTCCAAAGAGAGGTCAGACAAATATACTGATCTACATTTTAATTTGCTCGCTCATTGGTGCCTTCTCTGTCTCATCTGTGAAAGGCCTAGGCATTGCCATTAAACAAATGCTGCAGGGGAAGCCAGCCTATCACCATCCCCTGGTTTACATTTTGGTGGGCATCTTGGTTCTCTCAGTCAGCACTCAGATCAGCTATCTCAACAAAGCACTGGATGTGTTCAACACATCCCTTGTGACACCCATTTATTATGTGTGCTTCACTACGACAGTGGTGACATGCTCCATCATCTTGTTCAAGGAGTGGAGTAGTATGGAACTGGGCGATATTATTGGAACCCTGAGTGGATTCTGCAGCATCATCATTGGCATTTTCCTACTGCATGCTTTCAAAAACACTAACATCACCTGGAGTCAGTTGATGTCCACTGCTGCTAAAGAACCGTCAGTGCCACAGGGTGAATTTGAAACCAGTCACACTTTGCTGGAGAGCATGGAAGACCCAGCTTTGGCATATGAGGAGGACGACGTTTTATTCTGTCAGTGA
- the TXK gene encoding tyrosine-protein kinase TXK, producing the protein MFLFTDHTIQSVFCCCCCSVQEREMRTKVNLDPDAVLATQYSASQPDVSYESIWKCERRRQLQFKDKPLPPLPPEAFEDCTNKPRVIALCDFFARGPLDLPLKKSEEYIILEKYDPLWWRARDRHGNEGLIPRNYVTENKKSNLETYKWYCRNINRSQAELLLRQKPKEGAFVVRDSSRQGLLTLSMYSRAKGSHNGDILHYHIKQNHLGLYYVAENYLFSSVPELIEYHQHNAAGLITRLRHPVGSDGCTSPETAGLSYGEWGLNPSELLLLKELGRGQFGVVYLGKWKETIKVAIKTINEGAMSEDDFIEEAKLMMKLSHPKLVQLYGVCTHHKPLYVVTEFMENGCLLNYLRQRRGKLSRDVLLSMCQDVCEGMEYLERNGFIHRDLAARNCLVDVEHVVKVSDFGMARYVIDDEYISSSGAKFPVKWSSPEVFHFKKYSSKSDVWSFGVLMWEVFTGGKMPFETKSNAEVVREISQGNRLYRPHLASLPVYKVMYSCWHEKPEGRPTFAELTVTLTDLTEMT; encoded by the exons atgttCTTGTTTACAGATCACACCATCCAGtctgttttctgctgctgctgctgctcagtgcaAGAAAG AGAAATGAGAACAAAAGTGAACCTGGACCCTGACGCTGTCCTGGCAACCCAGTACTCTGCCTCACAACCAGACGTTTCCTATGAATCTATTTGGAAGTGTGAG CGCAGGAGACAATTGCAGTTTAAGGACAAGCCATtgcctcctctgcctcctgAGGCCTTCGAAGACTGCACAAACAAACCCAGAGTTATTGCGCTCTGTGACTTCTTTGCTAGAGGGCCTTTAGATTTACCCCTCAAGAAATCAGAAGAATACATTATCCTTGAAAAGTATGATCCGCTCTGGTGGAGGGCAAGAGACCGACATGG GAATGAAGGTCTAATTCCCAGAAACTATGTTACTGAGaacaagaaaagcaatttaGAAACATACAA GTGGTACTGCAGAAACATAAACAGAAGCCAGGCAGAACTTCTTTTGCGCCAGAAG CCCAAAGAAGGTGCATTTGTTGTCAGAGATTCAAGCCGACAGGGTCTTCTTACACTGTCCATGTATTCACGGGCTAAGGG AAGTCATAATGGAGATATTCTACATTATCACATTAAACAAAATCACTTGGGACTATATTATGTAGCAGAAAATTATCTCTTTTCATCCGTTCCTGAACTCATCGAGTATCATCAACACAATGCTGCAG GTCTTATCACACGTCTCCGACATCCAGTCGGATCAGATGGATGTACTTCACCAGAAACCGCAGGATTGAGTTACG GGGAGTGGGGATTAAACCCATCTGAACTGTTGTTACTGAAAGAACTTGGGCGTGGGCAGTTTGGAGTTGTTTATCTTGGTAAATGGAAAGAGACTATCAAGGTTGCCATCAAAACAATCAATGAAGGTGCAATGTCTGAAGATGATTTCATAGAGGAGGCCAAACTGATGAT GAAACTTTCCCACCCAAAGCTGGTCCAGCTTTATGGAGTATGCACACATCACAAACCTCTCTATGTTGTGACTGAATTCATGGAAAATGGTTGCCTGCTCAATTACCTTCGGCAAAGGCGGGGAAAACTCAGCAGAGATGTTCTCTTGAGCATGTGCCAGGATGTTTGTGAAGGGATGGAATATCTGGAAAGAAATGGCTTTATTCACCGTGATTTG gCTGCAAGAAACTGTTTGGTCGATGTGGAACATGTTGTTAAAGTATCTGACTTTGGCATGGCAAG GTATGTGATTGATGATGAATATATCAGCTCTTCAGGTGCCAAGTTTCCAGTCAAATGGTCATCTCCTGAAGTCTTTCATTTCAAAAAATATAGCAGCAAATCAGATGTCTGGTCATTTG GTGTACTGATGTGGGAAGTTTTCACGGGAGGCAAAATGCCTTTTGAAACCAAGTCAAATGCTGAAGTTGTCCGTGAGATTTCTCAGGGTAACCGACTTTATCGACCACATTTGGCATCACTTCCTGTGTACAAAGTCATGTACAGCTGCTGGCATGAG aaacCTGAAGGACGTCCTACTTTTGCAGAGTTAACAGTGACCCTCACAGATCTAACAGAGATGACATAA